From the Falsirhodobacter halotolerans genome, the window GGGCGCGGGGCTGACCGCCCTGCCGGGCTTTCACGACGGATTCGGCGTGCCCTATGACTGGCAGCACAAGATCTCCTCGCATTACATCTATCGCAATCGGGTGGGCACCGATCCGCAGGCCATCATCGACGCCTCCACCGCCGAACTGCGCGCCAAGATCGAAGCCCTTGGCCCGGAGCGGGTCGCGGCCTTCTATGTCGAACCGATCCAGGGATCGGGCGGGGTTCTGGTGCCGCCCGCCGGATGGATCAAGGCGATGCGCGCGGTCTGCGACGACTTCGGCGTCCTGTTCGTCGCCGATGAGGTCATCACCGGCTTCGGCCGCACCGGCCCGCTGTTCGCCTGCGAGGATGAGGGCATCGTCCCCGACCTGATGACCGTCGCCAAGGGGCTCACCTCCGGCTATGCCCCGATGGGGGCGGTCCTGATGCGCGACCACGTCTATGAAACCATCGCCGAAGGGGCGGGGGCCAAGGCGGTCGGGCACGGGTTCACCTATTCCGCGCATCCGGTGTCGGCGGCGGTCGGGCTGGAGGTTCTGGCCCTGTACGAAGGCGGCCTGCTGGAGAATGGCCGCCGCGCCGGGGCCCGCCTTCTGGCCGGGCTGGAGGGGCTGCGCGATCACCCGCTGGTGGGCGACGTGCGCGGGCGCGGGATGCTGGCGGCGGTCGAACTGGTCACCGACAAGGCGGCCAAGACCCCGCTGCCCGCGGCGGTGCAGCCCGCGACGCGCCTGTTCGATCGCGCCTGGGATCAGGGGCTGGTCGTGCGGTCCTTTCCGCAAGGCATCTTCGGCTATGCCCCGCCGCTGTGCTGCACTGAAGACGAGATCGACGCGATTGTCGATCGCACGCGCAAGGTGCTGGACCTGACGCTGGAAGACCCCGAGATCCGCGCGGCCTTGCGCTGATGGCGTTGCTTCTGACCTCCACGCCCGAACGGCAGGTGGTCTGGCGCGCGGCCTTCGCGGCGGCGGGGGAGCCATTCTTCGCCTCCGAGGCCGAGGTGACCGACCCCGGTGCCGTCACGCAGATCGCCTGCTGGACGCCGCCCGCCGATCTGTCCCGCTATCCCAACCTCGACTGCGTGATCTGCGTCGGGGCGGGGACCGACCATCTGTCGGACCTGCCGGAGGGGGTGACCCTGGTCCGCACCCTGTCGCCGGGGTTGGATGCGATGGTGCGGGACTGGGTGACGATGGCCGCGCTATGCCTGCATCGCGACCTGCCCGCCTATGTCGATCAGGCGCGGCGGGGCGCGTGGCAGGCCCGGCCCGTCCGTACGGCGCGGTCCCGCCGTGTCGGGATCATGGGGATGGGCCGCATCGGCGCGTTGGCGGCCGAAAGCCTGCGGTCGCTGGGGTTCGAGGTCGAGGGTTACAGCCGCTCGGGCCGGGGGCCGGGGGGCATCAAGGTGCATGGCGCGGACGGGATCGGCGCGTTTCTGGCCCGCAGCGACCTGCTGGTCTGCCTCATGCCGCTGACCGACCAAACCCGAGGGGCCCTGAACGACGCCCTTTTTGCCGCGTTGCCCCCCGGCGCGATGCTGGTCCATGCCGGGCGGGGCGCGCAACTGGACATGGATGCCATGCGCCGCGCGCTGGATGCGGGGCACCTGTCCACCGCCATGCTGGACGTGACGAACCCCGAACCGCTGCCGCCGGATCACTGGGCCTGGACCGATCCGCGGGTGATCGTGACGCCGCATGTCGCCGCCCAGACCGATGCGGCGGACGGGGCGGCCTTCGCCTTGCAAGTCGTGGCGGCGGCCCGCGCGGGGATGCCCCTGCCGGGGGTGGTGGATCGCGGGCTGGGATACTGAACCCCGGCGGGGCGGTTCTGCCGTCGACCGCATAAGAACGGAATATAATGCTGCCCTCCCGCCACCTTTTGGTGACTTCGCGCGCCCGCGCCAGAGGAGGCTGAACCTTACGGACCGCCCCGCACGAAGGGCGGCCACCCTCACCGACAGACGAGGTTTTCATGGACGCGCAGAACACAGATCGGTCGCTGGCCGATTTCGATTATGTCAGCTTCGACGTCGTCGGCACGCTGATCGACTTTGAAGGTGCGATCACCTCCGCGCTTGGGGCCATCGCCGCGCGGTCGGGCGTCCGCTTCGATGCCGAACGGGCGCTGGACATCTATCGCGCCGCCCGGGCCGAAGAGGGGGCGGGGTTGTTCCCGGACGATCTGGCCCGCTGCTATGGCCGCATCGCCGCCGCGACGGGGCTGCCCGACACGCCCTCCGACCGGCAGGCGCTGGTCGATGCCGCCGCCGAGGCCGTGCCCTTTCCCGACAGCGTCGCGGCCCTGGCCCGGCTGAAGCGGAACGCCCGGCTGATCGCGCTGACGAACGCCCGGCGGTGGGCCTTCGACAAATACGCCGAAAAGCTGGGCCAACCGTTCTGGGCCAGCCTGACGACCGACGACACCGGCACCGAAAAGCCCGACCCTGCGTTTTTCGAACGCGCGTTCCAGCTTCTGCGCGCGGAAGGCGCGGACCGGCAGAATCTGCTGCACGCGGCGCAAAGCCAGTATCACGACATCGGCGTGGCGCGCGATCTGGGGCTGACCAGCGCGTGGATCCAGCGCCGCCACGGTCAGGACGGATATGGCGGCAGCATCGCGCCGCAGGCCTTCACCGAACCGGACCATCACTTCCTGTCACTGCGCGACCTGGCGGACGCCGTCGAGGCCGCCGCCGCTTGAGATCAACAGCCCCGGAAGGCATCGAATCTTCCGGGCATATCACGGGGAAGCACGAACATGACGCACAAGACGACGAACTGGACCCGCCGCGACGATGCGATGGTCGAGGATGCGATCCGCCGGGGCGCCTCGCGCCGCGACCTTATCAAGATGCTGATGGCATCGGGCGTGGCCATGGGGGCGGGCAGCTCGCTTCTTCTGGGCGCCTCGCGCGCCGTGGCGCAGACGCCTGTTCAGGGCGGGCACCTGCGGGGGGCGGGATGGTCGTCCTCCACCGCCGACACGCTGGATCCGGCCAAGGCGTCGCTGTCGACGGATTACGTCCGCTGCTGTGCCTTCTACAACCGCCTGACCTTCCTGGAGGACGGGGGCGAGCTGAAGATGGAGTTGGCCGAGAGCGTCGAGAGCGATGACGCCAAGACGTGGCAGGTCAAGCTGCGCCCGGGCGTGACGTTCCATGACGGCAAACCGCTGACCACGGCGGACGTGATCTATTCCATGCGGCGCCACCTCGACCCCGCGGTGGGTTCGAAAGCGGCGGCCATCGCGGCGCAGATGGTCGACTTCAAGGCCAGCGACGATCTGACCATGCAGATCGAACTGGCCGCCGCCAATGCCGACCTTCCGGTGATCCTGTCGCTGCACCATTTCATGATCGTGGCCGACGGCACGACCGATTTCAGCACCGCCAACGGCACCGGCGCCTTCATCTGCGACGAATTCCAGCCCGGCATCCGGTCGATCGGGGTGCGCAACCCGAACTACTTCAAAGAGCAGATGCCCTATCTCGACAGTTTCGAGTATTTCGCGATCTCGGACAACAACGCCCGGGTCAACGCGGTGCTGTCGGGCGACGTTCATCTGGCGGCATCGGTCAACCCCCGCTCGATGCGCACGATCGAAGGCCAGAGCCAGGTCACGTCCTCGGTGACGACGGCGGGCAACTACACCAACGTCAACATCCGTCTGGACCTGTCGCCCGGCGACAAGGCGGGCATGGTCGAAGGGATGAAGTATCTGATGAACCGCGAGGTCATCGTGAATTCGGTCCTGCGCGGTCTGGGTCAGATTGCCAACGATCAGCCCATCTCGCCCATGGACCGGTATCACAACCCCAATCTCGCACCCCGCGCCTACGATCCCGAGCGCGCCCGCGCCGCCTTTGAAAAGGCGGGCGTCCTGGGGCAGGAGATCGAGATCATCACCTCGGACGCGCCCAATTCCGGCATCGACTATGCGATGGTGGTGCAGCAGGCAGGACGTGAGGCGGGGATGAACTTCCGCGTCCAGCGCGTGCCGGCGGACGGCTACTGGTCGAATTACTGGCTGCAATCGCCGATCCATCTGGGCAACATCAACCCGCGCCCGACCCCGGACATCCTGTTCTCGCTGCTCTATGCCTCGGACGCGCCGTGGAACGAGAGCCAATACAAGTCCGAGAAGTTCGACGCCATGCTGCTTGAAGCGCGCGGCCTGCTGGACGACAACCTGCGCCGCGACATCTACTGGGAAATGCAGGAGATGGTCGCGAACGAGGCGGGCACCGTCATCCCGGCCTATATCTCGAACGTCGATGTGCTGTCATCGAAGCTGAAGGGGATGCGCCCGAACCCGCTTGGGGGCCAGTTCGGCTATGCCTTCGCCGAATACGTCTGGCTGGAAGACTGAGCCCATCCGCCCGCGCGCCGATGCGGTGCGCGGGCCACTTCCAAAACGGGGGCGGCATGCTGCTATCATCCACCACCTGGATCCTGATCGTCCAAAGACTGGCCATCGCGATCCTGACCCTGTTCATCGTGTCCTTCGCGGTGTTCTTCGCAACCCAGCTTCTGCCCGGCGACGTGGCGCAGATCCTGCTGGGCCAGGCGGCCACGCCCGAGGCGGTCGCGGGCCTGCGCACGGCCATGGGCCTCGATGAACCGGCGATCTCGCGCTATCTGGGCTGGCTCGCTGGGCTTGCGACCGGCGATCTGGGCATGTCCTATGTCAACAACCTGCCGGTGGCGGACCTTCTGGCGGGCCGGCTGGCGAATTCCTTGCGTCTTGCGGGGATCGTCGCGGTGGTCTGCACGCCGATCGCGCTGACCTTGGGCATTCTGGCCGCGATGTATCGGGGATCGCTTCTGGACCGGATCGTGTCGATCTTCACCATCTCGGTCATCTCGGTGCCCGAATTCATGGTGGCGACGCTGGCCGTGCTGGTCTTCGCCGTCTGGCTCGGATGGCTGCCCGCGCTCAGCTATGGGGTGAACATGGACAGTTGGGGCGCCATGCTGCGCGCCTATGCGATGCCGGTCATCTCGCTCAGCTTCGTGGTCGCGGCGCAGATGATCCGCATGAGCCGCGCGGCCCTGATCGAGACGATCAACACCCCCTATGTGGAAATGGCGCTGCTGAAGGGGGCGTCGCGGCCCCGGATGGTGCTGCGCCACGCCCTGCCGAACGCGCTTGGCCCCATCGCCAACGCCATGGCGCTGTCGCTGTCCTATCTGGTCGGGGGCGTCATCATCGTGGAGACGATCTTCAACTATCCCGGCGTGGCCAAGCTGATGGTGGATGCGGTGGCGACGCGCGATCTGCCGCTGATCCAGACCTGCGCCATCATCTTCTGCGTCAGCTATCTGTCCCTGATCACGCTGGCCGACGTGATCGCCATCCTGTCCAATCCGAGGTTGCGCCGTTGATGACCCGATCGCTCAAGTTCATCCCCACCCCGGCCCGTCTTGGTTACTCGTTCAACTGGGTCGGCCGCCTTGGTCTGGCCATCATGCTGTTCTGGGCGGTCATGGCCGTCATCGGCCCGTGGGTCGCGCCCTATCCGCCGGGCGAGGTGGTGGATTGGGACTATTTCGGCCCTGTCAGCGATACCTATTGGCTGGGCACCGATTATCTGGGGCGGGACGTGCTGTCGC encodes:
- a CDS encoding ABC transporter substrate-binding protein; this encodes MTHKTTNWTRRDDAMVEDAIRRGASRRDLIKMLMASGVAMGAGSSLLLGASRAVAQTPVQGGHLRGAGWSSSTADTLDPAKASLSTDYVRCCAFYNRLTFLEDGGELKMELAESVESDDAKTWQVKLRPGVTFHDGKPLTTADVIYSMRRHLDPAVGSKAAAIAAQMVDFKASDDLTMQIELAAANADLPVILSLHHFMIVADGTTDFSTANGTGAFICDEFQPGIRSIGVRNPNYFKEQMPYLDSFEYFAISDNNARVNAVLSGDVHLAASVNPRSMRTIEGQSQVTSSVTTAGNYTNVNIRLDLSPGDKAGMVEGMKYLMNREVIVNSVLRGLGQIANDQPISPMDRYHNPNLAPRAYDPERARAAFEKAGVLGQEIEIITSDAPNSGIDYAMVVQQAGREAGMNFRVQRVPADGYWSNYWLQSPIHLGNINPRPTPDILFSLLYASDAPWNESQYKSEKFDAMLLEARGLLDDNLRRDIYWEMQEMVANEAGTVIPAYISNVDVLSSKLKGMRPNPLGGQFGYAFAEYVWLED
- a CDS encoding aspartate aminotransferase family protein; the protein is MLANSLVELDRRHLIHPVSSFRGHEARGVRVLTSAKGATVTDAEGRTLIDGFAGLWCVNAGYGQESVIEAATEQMRRLPYATGYFDLGAEAPIRLAAALAERSPGDLNHVYFTLGGSDAVDSTIRFIRYYWHSKGQPGRDQVISVAQGYHGSTTMGAGLTALPGFHDGFGVPYDWQHKISSHYIYRNRVGTDPQAIIDASTAELRAKIEALGPERVAAFYVEPIQGSGGVLVPPAGWIKAMRAVCDDFGVLFVADEVITGFGRTGPLFACEDEGIVPDLMTVAKGLTSGYAPMGAVLMRDHVYETIAEGAGAKAVGHGFTYSAHPVSAAVGLEVLALYEGGLLENGRRAGARLLAGLEGLRDHPLVGDVRGRGMLAAVELVTDKAAKTPLPAAVQPATRLFDRAWDQGLVVRSFPQGIFGYAPPLCCTEDEIDAIVDRTRKVLDLTLEDPEIRAALR
- a CDS encoding HAD-IA family hydrolase translates to MDAQNTDRSLADFDYVSFDVVGTLIDFEGAITSALGAIAARSGVRFDAERALDIYRAARAEEGAGLFPDDLARCYGRIAAATGLPDTPSDRQALVDAAAEAVPFPDSVAALARLKRNARLIALTNARRWAFDKYAEKLGQPFWASLTTDDTGTEKPDPAFFERAFQLLRAEGADRQNLLHAAQSQYHDIGVARDLGLTSAWIQRRHGQDGYGGSIAPQAFTEPDHHFLSLRDLADAVEAAAA
- a CDS encoding ABC transporter permease, which encodes MLLSSTTWILIVQRLAIAILTLFIVSFAVFFATQLLPGDVAQILLGQAATPEAVAGLRTAMGLDEPAISRYLGWLAGLATGDLGMSYVNNLPVADLLAGRLANSLRLAGIVAVVCTPIALTLGILAAMYRGSLLDRIVSIFTISVISVPEFMVATLAVLVFAVWLGWLPALSYGVNMDSWGAMLRAYAMPVISLSFVVAAQMIRMSRAALIETINTPYVEMALLKGASRPRMVLRHALPNALGPIANAMALSLSYLVGGVIIVETIFNYPGVAKLMVDAVATRDLPLIQTCAIIFCVSYLSLITLADVIAILSNPRLRR
- a CDS encoding 2-hydroxyacid dehydrogenase; translation: MALLLTSTPERQVVWRAAFAAAGEPFFASEAEVTDPGAVTQIACWTPPADLSRYPNLDCVICVGAGTDHLSDLPEGVTLVRTLSPGLDAMVRDWVTMAALCLHRDLPAYVDQARRGAWQARPVRTARSRRVGIMGMGRIGALAAESLRSLGFEVEGYSRSGRGPGGIKVHGADGIGAFLARSDLLVCLMPLTDQTRGALNDALFAALPPGAMLVHAGRGAQLDMDAMRRALDAGHLSTAMLDVTNPEPLPPDHWAWTDPRVIVTPHVAAQTDAADGAAFALQVVAAARAGMPLPGVVDRGLGY